The genome window TGGAGGACGTGTCCGTCAACGAGGCCTATGACGGGATCGGCTCCGTGCACGCGTTCCTCGAGGAGGTCTATCGGCGGTCCTCCCTGGACGGGACCGGACTGGGACTGCTCGCGACCGTCCACTACGGCCAGCGCTATGACAACGCGTTCTGGGACGGAACCCAGATGGTGTTCGGGGACGGCGACGGTGAAATCTTCACGGGGTTCACGCCCTCGGTGTCCGTGATCGCCCACGAGCTCGCGCACGGGCTGATGCAGTATTCCACGGACCTGCTCTACGAAGGCCAGTCCGGTGCCCTGAACGAGTCCTTCTCCGACGTGCTCGGCGCCCTGGTGGACCAGTACGCGCAGGGCCAGACGGCCGAGCAGGCCAGTTGGCTGATCGGTTCGGAGATCTTCGGCGAGGGCGTCCAGGCTGACGGGCTGCGGTCCATGGCCGCGCCGGGGACCGCCTATGACGACCCGCGGATGGGGCGGGATCCGCAGCCGGCACACATGGACGACTACGTGGAGACCCAGGCGGACTACGGCGGGGTGCACCTGAACTCCGGCATCCCCAACAAGGCCTTCCACCTCGCGGCGATGGCCCTCGGCGGGCACGCCTGGGAGCGGGCAGGGCAGGCCTGGTTCGACGTCATCACGGGCGAGTCACTGCCGCGTGATGCCGACTTCGCCGGTTTCGCGGAGGCCACCGAGCTGGCGGCCCAAGAACGATTCGACGAGGCCGTGGCCACGACGATCCGGGACGCCTGGGAGCAGGTCGGGGTTCTGGCCGCCCGATCCTGACTCGGAACAACCGGCACCGAACACCCCCTGCGTAGGCTTGCACCATGGATGGCACTGCTGATCGCCCCGCGGGGCCACTGGGCCCTCCCGGAGAACCTGGAGCACCTGGAGCACCTGGAGCACCTCAGCAAGGTTCGGACACCGCACTGTTCGAGGTCACGGTGGAGCGCTCCGGCGGGATCGCCGGGATGGTGCGCCGGTGGTCCGCCCCGGTTCCCGACGACGGCGGCCCGGCCGCGCGTGCGGCGCACCGGATCGCGGACCTGACCACAGCAGAGTGCAGCACACAGAGGCCGGGCACAGACGGTCCGGGCCGGGTGCGGGACGGCTTCGTCTGGGCCGTGACCTGTGGGGAAGGCTCTTTGCAGTGCGACGAGGAGGGCCGGCGTCGTGATCCCGAGGTGGATGCCCTCATCTCCGTGGTGACCGCGCCAGAGTAGTCCGGCGCCCCAGGAGTCCGGCTTGGACAGGAATGCTGAGAAGAACCGAGTGGTGTCACGGTAGGCACTTCTCTACCCGCCCCGGGCCGGGCGTGCCACAGTGGTGACATGAGCTCTGAGAACGCCTCACCCGATGCCGCCGCCACCCAGGTGAGGCCCGCCGCCGAACGAGCCGGGACACGCGCCCTCGCGCAGGACCTGGTGGACGTGCCGGCGTTGCTCGCCGCCTACTCCGAGCAGCATCCCGATCCCGCCAACCCGGCCCAGCAGGTCTCCTTCGGGACCTCAGGCCACCGTGGCTCCTCGCTCAAGGCCTCCTTCAACGAAGATCACATCGCCGCCATCACCCAGGCGATCATCGAGTACCGTGCCGCCCAGGGCGTGACTGGCCCCCTCCTGATGGGTCGGGACACCCACGCCCTCTCGGGCCCCGCACAGGACACCGCGCTCGAGGTGCTCATGGGCAACGGCGTGCACACCCTGATCGACTCCCGGGACGGGTTCACCCCCACCCCCGCCGTCTCCCACGCCATCCTGGCGCTGAACGCGGAGGTGCCAGCCGGCGACGGGCCCTCTGAGGCCGGACAGACGGGGCAGGCCGACGGCATCGTCATCACTCCGTCCCACAACCCGCCCACCGACGGCGGCATCAAGTACAACCCTCCGCACGGCGGCCCCGCGGACACGGACGCCACAAACTGGATCGCTGACCGCGCCAACGCCCTGCTCGCCGGCGGCCTCACGGACGTCCAGCGCATCCCGCTGGCCGAGGCCCGGCGGCACGAGGCCCTCGGGACCTACGACTTCCTGGATCGCTACGTCTCCGACCTGCCCAAGGTCATCGACCTGGATGCCATCCGCCAGGCCAGGGTACGCATCGGAGCGGACCCCATGGGCGGCGCTTCCGTGGGGTACTGGGGAGAGATCGGAGCCCGGCACGGCCTGGACCTGACCGTGGTGAACCCGGAGGTCGACCCGCAGTGGGGGTTCATGACCCTGGACTGGGACGGGAAGATCCGCATGGACTGCTCCTCCCCCAACGCGATGGCCTCGCTGATCGAGCGGATGCGGGCCGAGGGGACCGGTGAGAACGAGTCGGCCGGCGCTGCCCCGTTCGACATCGCCACGGGCAACGACGCCGACGCCGACCGCCATGGGATCGTCACTCCGGACGGCGGGCTGATGAATCCGAACCACTTCCTGTCCGTCGCCATTGACTACCTCTACCGGCACCGGCACGGCTGGCCGGCCGGCGCCGGCGTCGGGAAGACCTTGGTCTCCTCCTCGATGATCGACCGGGTGGCCGCGGGACTCGGACGACCGCTCGTGGAGGTGCCGGTCGGCTTCAAGTGGTTCGTGCCCGGACTGTTGGACGGCACCGGGGTGTTCGGCGGCGAGGAGTCCGCCGGCGCCTCCTTCGTGCGCTTCGACGGCGGCGCCTGGTCCACGGACAAGGACGGATTGCTGCTGTGCCTGCTCGCCGCTGAGATCCGTGCGGTGACGGGCAAGTCGCCCTCGGCGTACTACGCGGAGCTGGTGGAGCAGTACGGCGATCCCGTGTACGCCCGCATCGATGCGCCGGCCACCGCCGAGCAGAAGGCGAAGCTGAAGAAGATGTCCCCGTCCGACGTCACCGCGGACACCCTGGCCGGCGAACCGATCACCGCCAAGATGACTGAGGCCCCCGGCAACGGCGCGGCCATCGGCGGCCTCAAGGTCACCACCGAGAACGCCTGGTTCGCGGCCCGGCCCTCCGGCACCGAGGACGTGTACAAGATCTATGCCGAGTCGTTCGTCTCCGCCGAGCACCTGGCGCGGGTGCAGGCGGAGGCCAAGGCGATCGTGGACGCCGTCATCGCCTGACCGTAGGCACGCCGCCTACAGCAGGCGCTTGAGGGCCTGGCGCTTGGTCCAGGTGTAAGGCGGGTAGACCATCCTCAGGGTGTCCACCTGATCGGTCTTCGTCAGGGCCGGGCGCAGCTGGGAGAACGTCTCGAATCCGGCCCGTCCGTGATAGGCACCCAGGCCGGATGCACCCACCCCACCGAAGGGCAGCGTGGGCAGGCCCACCTGCAGCAGAGCCACGTCGAAGGCAATGCCGCCGGCCGTGACGCGCTCCTCGAAGGCCCGGTGGTAGCGGTGCTTGTCCGTGAACAGGTAGGCGGCCAGGGGGTGCGGCCGGGCTGTGATGAACTCCACGGCCTCCTCGAAGGTGTCGACGCGCACAATCGGCAACACGGGCCCGAAGATCTCCTCCGCCATCAGGGCGCTGTCCGGTGACACGTCCGCCACCACGGTCGGCTCCAGGAACCGGTCGGCGACGTCGGCCCGGCCGCCATGCACGAGCCGCGCGGGTGGGCGGCCCTCGCCTCCGGCCCGAGCGCCGGCACCGCCTTCAGCACCCGCACTGGCACTGGCACCCGACAGGGAGTCTTCCAGCAACGCCACCGTCCGTTCCAGGTGCTCGGCGCTGACCATACGGCCGTAATCCGGCGATTTCTGCGCGTCCTTGCCGTAGAACTCCTCGATGGCCTTCGGCAGGTGCTTCTCGAGCTGCCGCTGGGACTCCTCGCCCACGGCCAGCACGTAGTCCGGGGCCACGCAGGTCTGCCCCGCGTTGGTGAACTTGCCGAAGGCGATCCGGCGGGCGATCGCGGGCCAGTTGCGTCCGTCCGCCACCACGCACGGGGACTTGCCGCCCAGCTCGAGGGTCACCGGCGTGAGCTGCTTCGCGGCGGCCTCGTAGACGATCCGCCCCACGCGCTCCCCTCCGGTGTAGAAGATGTGGTCGAACTTCTCCGCCAGCAGGGCCTGCACGGCCTCGGCCCCGCCCTGCACCACGGCGACCGCACGCGGGTCCAGGTACTGCGGGATGAGCCGGCCGATGAGTTCGGACGTGGCGGGGGCCTTCTCGCTGGGCTTGAGCACCACGGCGTTGCCAGCCGCCACGGCCGCCACCAGCGGGCCGAGCAGGGTCTGGACCGGGTAGTTCCACGGGCCGATGATCAGCACGGTCCCCAGAGGCCGGGCCTCGACCTTGGCGCTGGCGGGGCGGAAGGCCAGCGGCACCTTCACCGATTCCGGTTCCATCCAGTCGGTCAGGTACAGCAGGGCGTGGTCCACCTCGGATCGGGTGGGCTGGACCTCGGTCAGCATCGCCTCGACGGTGGGTTTGCCGAGGTCGGCCGCCAAGGCCGCGCAGATCGCGTCAGCCTGTTCCTCCAGCATCCGCCGGATGCCCTTGAGCTGACCGGCACGGAAGCGCCGCGGGTGCGCCAACCTCAGCGCGGCGGCCTGGCGCATCCTCGCGACGGCGACCCCCGGCTCCTCGTTCCCGCTCGCCACGTCCGGTCCGGCCGGGACGTGCAGCATCGACGCCGGGTCGAGGGCGGTGTCATCCTGCCCCGGTCCCT of Citricoccus sp. K5 contains these proteins:
- a CDS encoding M4 family metallopeptidase, whose translation is MTMFTATTPRDIDAARGYRRHCAVPPYLLEHLSRHQPPAAVARTLELDEQVRERRHHGALPERALVAPAGTLDRTISDAENTEELPGRTVREEGQPPVEDVSVNEAYDGIGSVHAFLEEVYRRSSLDGTGLGLLATVHYGQRYDNAFWDGTQMVFGDGDGEIFTGFTPSVSVIAHELAHGLMQYSTDLLYEGQSGALNESFSDVLGALVDQYAQGQTAEQASWLIGSEIFGEGVQADGLRSMAAPGTAYDDPRMGRDPQPAHMDDYVETQADYGGVHLNSGIPNKAFHLAAMALGGHAWERAGQAWFDVITGESLPRDADFAGFAEATELAAQERFDEAVATTIRDAWEQVGVLAARS
- the pgm gene encoding phosphoglucomutase (alpha-D-glucose-1,6-bisphosphate-dependent), encoding MSSENASPDAAATQVRPAAERAGTRALAQDLVDVPALLAAYSEQHPDPANPAQQVSFGTSGHRGSSLKASFNEDHIAAITQAIIEYRAAQGVTGPLLMGRDTHALSGPAQDTALEVLMGNGVHTLIDSRDGFTPTPAVSHAILALNAEVPAGDGPSEAGQTGQADGIVITPSHNPPTDGGIKYNPPHGGPADTDATNWIADRANALLAGGLTDVQRIPLAEARRHEALGTYDFLDRYVSDLPKVIDLDAIRQARVRIGADPMGGASVGYWGEIGARHGLDLTVVNPEVDPQWGFMTLDWDGKIRMDCSSPNAMASLIERMRAEGTGENESAGAAPFDIATGNDADADRHGIVTPDGGLMNPNHFLSVAIDYLYRHRHGWPAGAGVGKTLVSSSMIDRVAAGLGRPLVEVPVGFKWFVPGLLDGTGVFGGEESAGASFVRFDGGAWSTDKDGLLLCLLAAEIRAVTGKSPSAYYAELVEQYGDPVYARIDAPATAEQKAKLKKMSPSDVTADTLAGEPITAKMTEAPGNGAAIGGLKVTTENAWFAARPSGTEDVYKIYAESFVSAEHLARVQAEAKAIVDAVIA
- a CDS encoding aldehyde dehydrogenase family protein, giving the protein MPQIPDFIADQTLNPGQHREGPGQDDTALDPASMLHVPAGPDVASGNEEPGVAVARMRQAAALRLAHPRRFRAGQLKGIRRMLEEQADAICAALAADLGKPTVEAMLTEVQPTRSEVDHALLYLTDWMEPESVKVPLAFRPASAKVEARPLGTVLIIGPWNYPVQTLLGPLVAAVAAGNAVVLKPSEKAPATSELIGRLIPQYLDPRAVAVVQGGAEAVQALLAEKFDHIFYTGGERVGRIVYEAAAKQLTPVTLELGGKSPCVVADGRNWPAIARRIAFGKFTNAGQTCVAPDYVLAVGEESQRQLEKHLPKAIEEFYGKDAQKSPDYGRMVSAEHLERTVALLEDSLSGASASAGAEGGAGARAGGEGRPPARLVHGGRADVADRFLEPTVVADVSPDSALMAEEIFGPVLPIVRVDTFEEAVEFITARPHPLAAYLFTDKHRYHRAFEERVTAGGIAFDVALLQVGLPTLPFGGVGASGLGAYHGRAGFETFSQLRPALTKTDQVDTLRMVYPPYTWTKRQALKRLL